One window from the genome of Phycisphaerales bacterium encodes:
- the rpsM gene encoding 30S ribosomal protein S13, whose protein sequence is MPRIAGIDIPDRKKIYYALQYVHGIGPKYAADILTEAQIDPNRRANDLTEQEVAQIGAIIDNNYLVEGALRRQVGQNIQRLKDTRAYRGERHRRGLPVHGQRTRCNARTRKGRKKTVAGKKGVKG, encoded by the coding sequence GTGCCGCGTATCGCAGGTATTGACATCCCAGACCGCAAGAAGATCTACTACGCCCTGCAGTACGTGCACGGCATCGGTCCGAAGTACGCCGCGGACATCCTGACCGAGGCGCAGATCGATCCGAACCGCCGCGCGAACGACCTGACCGAGCAGGAGGTCGCCCAGATTGGTGCGATCATCGACAACAACTACCTCGTCGAGGGTGCGCTGCGTCGCCAGGTCGGCCAGAACATCCAGCGCCTGAAGGACACGCGTGCCTACCGCGGCGAGCGTCACCGTCGTGGCCTGCCCGTGCACGGCCAGCGCACGCGTTGCAACGCCCGCACCCGCAAGGGCCGCAAGAAGACCGTGGCCGGCAAGAAGGGCGTCAAGGGCTAA
- the rplE gene encoding 50S ribosomal protein L5: MAKNKPNQDDPAIKAAAAPREGMQRLRKRYLEDARAEVTKQFGVTNPMAMPVLDRIVINVNMGRFLDGPKIPPNVRATVVDTLTQITGQKPVVVKAKKSVSNFKVREGMETSAMVTMRGDRMWDFLDRFINLATPRIKDFRGVSDSSFDKAGNYSLGLNEQGVFPEINMANVTFTHGMNINFVFRNSDKAKSRAVLESLGMPFRKPAPPKKKAS; this comes from the coding sequence ATGGCCAAGAACAAGCCCAACCAGGACGACCCCGCCATCAAGGCGGCCGCCGCGCCCCGCGAAGGGATGCAGCGCCTGCGCAAGCGCTACCTCGAGGACGCACGGGCCGAGGTGACCAAGCAGTTCGGCGTGACCAACCCGATGGCGATGCCGGTGCTCGATCGCATCGTGATCAACGTCAACATGGGACGCTTCCTCGACGGCCCGAAGATTCCGCCGAACGTCCGCGCGACGGTGGTCGACACGCTCACGCAGATTACCGGCCAGAAGCCAGTCGTGGTCAAGGCCAAGAAGAGCGTCTCGAACTTCAAGGTGCGCGAGGGAATGGAGACCTCGGCGATGGTCACGATGCGTGGCGATCGCATGTGGGACTTCCTCGATCGGTTCATCAACCTGGCCACTCCGCGTATCAAGGACTTCCGCGGCGTCTCGGACTCGTCCTTCGACAAGGCCGGCAACTACTCGCTGGGCCTGAACGAGCAGGGCGTCTTCCCGGAAATCAACATGGCCAACGTGACGTTCACGCACGGCATGAACATCAACTTCGTCTTCCGCAACTCGGACAAGGCCAAGAGCAGGGCCGTGCTCGAGAGCCTGGGCATGCCGTTCCGCAAGCCCGCCCCGCCGAAGAAGAAGGCCAGCTGA
- a CDS encoding methionyl aminopeptidase has product MIDRGHRLRGPQLYTQGDLAALERAARLARTIMDELLRLVAEAVTPLDIERECRRLVVDAGGEPVMAHVVIDQGEPFGASCSVCVDDTVTHARPDDRPLRPGQFVTIDLMLGLDGWHADVADTVVVGGGGHPLLDALDAVWSAGIGAIGPGIPWASVANAMAAAAESHGVQIVRGLAGHGIGLAPHELPVLPLAPAAADPQVILRPGMVFTLEPAITSGIGDTTDSEDGWAIKTADGAPAAAREAVIAVESDGIRMLGGP; this is encoded by the coding sequence GTGATCGACCGAGGCCACCGCCTTCGCGGACCGCAGCTCTATACCCAAGGCGACCTCGCCGCACTCGAACGTGCGGCTCGTCTTGCGCGCACCATCATGGATGAACTGCTCCGACTCGTCGCCGAGGCCGTGACACCGCTCGACATCGAACGCGAGTGCCGGCGTCTCGTGGTCGACGCAGGCGGAGAGCCCGTCATGGCGCACGTCGTCATCGATCAGGGCGAGCCGTTTGGCGCGTCGTGCTCGGTCTGCGTCGACGATACGGTGACGCACGCCAGGCCCGATGACCGTCCGCTTCGGCCGGGGCAATTCGTCACGATCGACCTCATGCTCGGGCTCGATGGCTGGCACGCGGACGTGGCCGACACGGTGGTCGTCGGTGGTGGGGGGCATCCGCTGCTCGACGCCCTTGATGCCGTTTGGAGTGCAGGCATCGGAGCGATCGGGCCCGGAATTCCGTGGGCGAGCGTCGCGAACGCGATGGCGGCAGCGGCGGAAAGCCACGGCGTCCAGATTGTCCGCGGCCTGGCCGGCCACGGCATCGGACTCGCGCCGCATGAGCTTCCCGTCTTGCCGCTCGCTCCAGCAGCGGCCGACCCGCAGGTCATCCTCCGACCTGGAATGGTCTTCACGCTCGAGCCGGCCATCACGTCTGGCATCGGGGATACCACCGATTCGGAGGATGGGTGGGCCATCAAGACGGCGGACGGGGCTCCGGCCGCCGCTCGCGAGGCGGTCATCGCGGTCGAAAGCGACGGAATCCGCATGCTCGGCGGGCCCTGA
- the rplR gene encoding 50S ribosomal protein L18 gives MDRQQAKQARRTRRRIGIRKRVSGTGEIPRLSIYRSLRHVYAQVVNDLDGTTICAASTMDKGFKGDGTGNAEAAKAVGTLIAERAKAKGVEKVVFDRGGFRYHGRVKALADAAREGGLKF, from the coding sequence ATGGACAGGCAGCAAGCAAAGCAAGCACGCCGCACACGCCGCCGCATCGGCATCCGCAAGCGCGTCTCGGGCACGGGCGAGATCCCACGCCTGAGCATCTATCGCTCGCTGCGGCACGTGTACGCCCAGGTGGTCAACGACCTGGACGGCACGACCATCTGCGCCGCCTCGACGATGGACAAGGGATTCAAGGGCGACGGCACGGGCAACGCCGAAGCCGCCAAGGCCGTTGGCACGCTCATCGCCGAGCGTGCGAAGGCCAAGGGCGTCGAGAAGGTTGTCTTCGACCGTGGCGGGTTCCGCTACCACGGGCGTGTCAAGGCGCTGGCCGACGCGGCCCGCGAGGGCGGATTGAAGTTCTGA
- the ykgO gene encoding type B 50S ribosomal protein L36, whose protein sequence is MKVKASVKRRSKDCQIVRRRGRVYIINKKNPRFKQRQG, encoded by the coding sequence ATGAAGGTGAAAGCAAGTGTCAAGCGGCGGTCGAAGGACTGCCAGATCGTGCGCCGTCGCGGCCGGGTCTACATCATCAACAAGAAGAACCCCCGCTTCAAGCAGCGCCAGGGCTGA
- the rplQ gene encoding 50S ribosomal protein L17, translating to MRHRKAGFKLGRTRSHREAMLRNMAASLFEHGQIVTSVPKAKALQPLVEKIITKAKKGDLHSRRQVIAMLGRDRKAFDWMYVPKGADEAFKQRIADQRERTEKFFDIPGEDQVERNRYGELRKAPRLVRHIFENVAPRFEHRQGGYTRIVRIGYHRLGDATEMCVIQFVGAEEGPEIGGNPSRRRRQADKRSAFNAKLRKDRGGEKTGEKKAEAATAEPAANEAESGDSDS from the coding sequence ATGCGTCACCGCAAAGCAGGCTTCAAGCTCGGCCGCACCCGCTCGCACCGCGAGGCGATGCTGCGCAACATGGCCGCCTCCCTTTTTGAGCACGGCCAGATCGTCACGAGCGTGCCCAAGGCCAAGGCGCTCCAGCCGCTGGTCGAGAAGATCATCACCAAGGCCAAGAAGGGTGACCTCCACAGCCGCCGGCAGGTCATCGCCATGCTCGGGCGAGACCGCAAGGCCTTCGACTGGATGTACGTGCCCAAGGGCGCCGACGAGGCCTTCAAGCAGCGCATCGCCGACCAGCGCGAGCGCACCGAGAAGTTCTTCGACATCCCCGGCGAGGACCAGGTCGAGCGCAACCGCTACGGCGAGCTGCGCAAGGCCCCGCGCCTCGTCCGCCACATCTTCGAGAACGTCGCCCCGCGTTTCGAGCACCGCCAGGGCGGCTACACCCGCATCGTCCGCATCGGCTACCACCGGCTGGGCGACGCCACCGAGATGTGCGTGATCCAGTTCGTTGGCGCCGAGGAGGGCCCGGAGATCGGCGGCAACCCCAGCCGCCGCCGCCGCCAGGCCGACAAGCGCAGCGCCTTCAACGCCAAGCTCCGCAAGGACCGTGGCGGTGAGAAGACCGGCGAGAAGAAGGCCGAGGCTGCCACGGCGGAGCCAGCTGCAAACGAAGCGGAGTCCGGAGATTCGGATTCCTGA
- the folE2 gene encoding GTP cyclohydrolase FolE2 produces the protein MSTTQNPANASMPDMQSSADPREIAIDRVGVRKVVYPIRLRTRAGGEQGSIADISMYVALPHTQKGTHMSRFIEVLESHACEPITPEEFPGIARAIRDRLNAKEAHIEASFVYFVKKKAPVTGIESLMDYKVTFSCTANGDDDFIMTVAAPATSLCPCSKEISEYGAHNQRCEITASVRFTGEMWIEDLVEICEGASSLEVFALLKRPDEKYVTEHAYDNPKFVEDIIRDLAIALDKDDRVRWYAISSENFESIHSHNAYAELERSKGK, from the coding sequence TTGAGCACGACCCAGAACCCCGCCAACGCCTCCATGCCCGACATGCAGTCGAGCGCCGATCCACGCGAGATCGCCATCGACCGCGTGGGCGTGCGGAAGGTGGTCTACCCCATCCGCCTGCGCACGCGGGCCGGCGGCGAGCAGGGCTCGATCGCCGACATCTCGATGTACGTCGCCCTGCCGCACACGCAGAAGGGCACGCACATGAGCCGCTTCATCGAGGTGCTCGAGAGCCACGCGTGCGAGCCCATTACGCCCGAAGAGTTCCCCGGCATCGCCCGGGCCATCCGCGACCGCCTGAACGCGAAGGAAGCCCACATCGAGGCCAGCTTCGTCTACTTCGTCAAGAAGAAGGCGCCCGTCACCGGCATCGAGAGCCTGATGGACTACAAGGTGACGTTCTCGTGCACGGCCAACGGCGACGACGACTTCATCATGACCGTCGCCGCCCCGGCCACCAGCCTGTGCCCGTGCAGCAAGGAGATCTCCGAGTACGGCGCCCACAACCAGCGCTGCGAGATCACCGCCTCGGTGCGCTTCACCGGCGAGATGTGGATCGAGGACCTCGTCGAGATCTGCGAGGGCGCGAGCTCGCTGGAGGTCTTCGCCCTGCTCAAGCGGCCCGACGAGAAGTACGTCACCGAGCACGCCTACGACAACCCGAAGTTCGTCGAGGACATCATCCGAGATCTGGCGATCGCGCTCGACAAGGACGACCGCGTGCGGTGGTACGCCATCAGCAGCGAGAACTTCGAGAGCATCCACAGCCACAACGCATACGCGGAGCTGGAGCGGTCCAAGGGCAAGTAG
- the rplO gene encoding 50S ribosomal protein L15, which yields MMIHEITSQAGRYKQRKRVGRGQGSGGKRAGRGQKGAGSRRGHSTLHQFEGGQMPMFRTMPKFGFTNVKFKTLFWIVNIKDIVEHESFKSGGEVNAQSLIDAGLIRDTSRDVKILGNVPEGGLKTKLTVNVSRVSGSARKIIEDAGGAVTESGTRRDRVRGIDRNSDDKTPKNLTKKLRRPNLERRQASKSKK from the coding sequence ATGATGATCCACGAGATCACGTCCCAAGCGGGTCGCTACAAGCAGCGCAAGCGCGTCGGCCGAGGCCAAGGCAGCGGCGGCAAGCGCGCCGGCCGGGGCCAGAAGGGCGCCGGCAGCCGCCGTGGCCACTCCACCCTCCACCAGTTCGAGGGCGGGCAGATGCCCATGTTCCGCACGATGCCCAAGTTCGGCTTCACGAACGTCAAGTTCAAGACGCTGTTCTGGATCGTCAACATTAAGGACATCGTCGAGCACGAGAGCTTCAAGAGCGGTGGCGAGGTCAACGCCCAGTCGCTCATCGATGCCGGCCTGATCCGCGATACCAGCCGCGACGTCAAGATCCTGGGCAACGTGCCCGAGGGTGGCCTGAAGACCAAGCTGACCGTGAACGTCAGCCGCGTCAGCGGATCGGCCCGGAAGATCATCGAAGACGCCGGCGGAGCGGTGACCGAGAGCGGCACGCGTCGCGATCGCGTCCGCGGCATCGATCGCAACAGCGACGACAAGACGCCCAAGAACCTCACCAAGAAGCTCCGGCGGCCGAACCTCGAGCGTCGCCAGGCGTCCAAGTCCAAGAAGTAA
- the rplN gene encoding 50S ribosomal protein L14 has product MLQQESRCEVADNSGAKVAYVIRVYGRTSASGNNTRPAAGVGDRVLISVKKALPGADIKPGDMSKAVVVRTARNTRRADGSYVKFDSNAVVLINPDGNPRGTRIFGPVARELREKNYMKIVSLAPEVV; this is encoded by the coding sequence ATGCTTCAGCAAGAATCACGATGCGAAGTCGCGGACAACTCGGGGGCCAAGGTGGCCTACGTCATCCGCGTCTACGGCCGGACGAGCGCCAGCGGTAACAACACCCGCCCGGCGGCCGGCGTTGGCGATCGCGTGCTCATCTCGGTCAAGAAGGCCCTGCCCGGCGCCGACATCAAGCCCGGCGACATGTCCAAGGCGGTCGTCGTTCGTACGGCCCGCAACACCCGTCGTGCCGACGGCTCGTACGTGAAGTTCGACAGCAACGCCGTGGTGCTCATCAACCCCGATGGCAACCCCCGCGGCACGCGCATCTTCGGGCCGGTGGCCCGCGAGCTTCGCGAGAAGAACTACATGAAGATCGTCTCGCTTGCTCCGGAGGTGGTGTGA
- a CDS encoding DNA-directed RNA polymerase subunit alpha, with translation MRVRWRGLELPTHVVSDPKFNNSTFGRFTVEPFERGFGTTIGNSLRRILLSSIEGAAVTAVKIKGASHEFETLPGVLEDVTDIVLNIKNLVLKLEGDEPRVMHLAAQGPGEVTADLIEADTNVNIVNKDLVLCTLTSEVDFEMELHVAKGRGYVPAQEHLSRRDEQDIGLIAVDSIFSPVHRVRYHVEDTRVGQRTNYDKLSMDIWTDGTITPEMALVEAGKILRKHLNPFVQYFELGQERVSEEAAAAAGVDEGLIRKLNLPISELELSVRASNCLESAKLYTVGQVIMQTESELLKLRSFGRTSLREVKKKLTEMGLELGMDLPEGYQPEVVQL, from the coding sequence ATGCGTGTTCGCTGGCGTGGTCTCGAATTGCCCACCCACGTGGTGTCGGATCCCAAGTTCAACAACTCCACCTTCGGCCGGTTCACCGTCGAGCCCTTCGAGCGCGGCTTCGGCACGACCATCGGCAACAGCCTGCGGCGCATCCTGCTCAGCTCGATCGAGGGCGCCGCCGTCACGGCCGTCAAGATCAAGGGCGCGAGCCACGAGTTCGAGACGCTGCCCGGCGTGCTCGAGGACGTCACCGACATCGTGCTGAACATCAAGAACCTGGTGCTGAAGCTCGAGGGCGACGAGCCCCGCGTCATGCACCTGGCCGCCCAGGGCCCCGGCGAGGTCACCGCCGACCTGATCGAGGCCGATACCAACGTCAACATCGTCAACAAGGACCTCGTGCTGTGCACGCTCACGAGCGAGGTCGACTTCGAGATGGAGCTGCACGTTGCCAAGGGCCGCGGCTACGTGCCCGCCCAGGAGCACCTGAGCCGCCGCGACGAGCAGGACATCGGGCTGATCGCCGTCGACTCGATCTTCAGCCCCGTGCACCGCGTGCGGTACCACGTCGAGGACACCCGCGTCGGCCAGCGCACCAACTACGACAAGCTGAGCATGGACATCTGGACCGACGGCACGATCACGCCCGAGATGGCGCTGGTCGAGGCTGGCAAGATCCTCCGCAAGCACCTCAACCCGTTCGTCCAGTACTTCGAGCTGGGCCAGGAGCGCGTCAGCGAGGAGGCCGCCGCGGCCGCCGGCGTCGACGAGGGGCTCATCCGCAAGCTCAACCTGCCCATCAGCGAGCTTGAACTCTCCGTCCGGGCCAGCAACTGCCTGGAGAGCGCCAAGCTCTACACGGTCGGCCAGGTCATCATGCAGACCGAGAGCGAGCTGCTCAAGCTCCGCAGCTTCGGCCGCACGAGCCTCCGAGAGGTCAAGAAGAAGCTCACCGAGATGGGCCTGGAGCTCGGCATGGACCTGCCCGAGGGCTACCAGCCGGAAGTTGTGCAGCTGTAG
- the rpsQ gene encoding 30S ribosomal protein S17, producing the protein MSDNTASTTQTEKAKGARVGEVTTAGRDKTIKVVVSYVAKHPKYGKYVRRRTILHAHDEGNQAQVGDRVEVVPCRPMSKTKSWKLARVLEHSKG; encoded by the coding sequence ATGAGCGACAACACCGCCAGCACGACGCAGACCGAGAAGGCCAAGGGCGCCCGCGTGGGCGAGGTGACGACCGCCGGCCGCGACAAGACCATCAAGGTCGTCGTGAGCTACGTGGCCAAGCACCCCAAGTACGGCAAGTACGTCCGCCGCCGGACGATCCTGCACGCCCACGACGAGGGCAACCAGGCCCAGGTCGGCGATCGCGTCGAGGTGGTGCCGTGCCGGCCCATGAGCAAGACCAAGTCGTGGAAGCTCGCCCGCGTATTGGAGCACTCCAAGGGCTGA
- the rpsH gene encoding 30S ribosomal protein S8: MSVNDPISDMLTRLRNGLRNRSRKVDCLNSKVCRGVAQVLQDEGYVEGFEVVDDGRQGILRVSLRYGSAGEPLIASLTRVSKPGRRVYNGVDDLPRPLQGMGIAVVSTSRGVMSDRKCRNERVGGELLAVVQ, encoded by the coding sequence ATGTCGGTCAACGACCCCATCTCGGACATGCTCACGCGGCTCCGCAACGGCCTGCGAAACCGCAGCCGCAAGGTGGACTGCCTGAACAGCAAGGTGTGCCGCGGCGTCGCCCAGGTCCTCCAGGACGAGGGCTACGTCGAGGGCTTCGAAGTGGTCGACGACGGCCGCCAGGGCATCCTTCGGGTGTCGCTCCGCTACGGCTCGGCCGGGGAGCCGCTGATCGCTTCGCTGACGCGCGTCAGCAAGCCGGGCCGCCGCGTCTACAACGGCGTCGACGACCTGCCCCGCCCGCTGCAGGGCATGGGCATCGCGGTCGTGTCGACCAGCCGGGGCGTGATGAGCGATCGCAAGTGCCGCAACGAGCGCGTGGGCGGCGAACTGCTGGCGGTGGTCCAGTAA
- the rpsK gene encoding 30S ribosomal protein S11, with the protein MAKKTKKVRKNVVRGIIHVKATSNNTMITITDTNGETLAWDSAGTIGFKGARKATPFAATRAGESVGQKVRKMGMSEAEVRIRGTGGGREAAVNGVVSTGIRVTAIEDHTPVPHNGCRPPKKRRV; encoded by the coding sequence ATGGCGAAGAAGACCAAGAAGGTCCGCAAGAACGTCGTCCGTGGCATCATCCACGTCAAGGCGACCAGCAACAACACGATGATCACCATCACCGATACCAACGGCGAGACCCTCGCCTGGGATTCGGCTGGCACCATCGGCTTCAAGGGCGCCCGCAAGGCCACGCCGTTCGCGGCGACTCGCGCGGGCGAGAGCGTGGGCCAGAAGGTCCGCAAGATGGGCATGAGCGAGGCCGAGGTCCGCATCCGCGGCACCGGTGGCGGTCGCGAGGCAGCCGTCAACGGCGTGGTCTCGACCGGCATCCGCGTGACGGCTATCGAGGACCACACCCCGGTGCCCCACAACGGCTGCCGCCCGCCGAAGAAGCGCCGCGTCTGA
- the rplF gene encoding 50S ribosomal protein L6 codes for MSRIGKKPISVPKGVKVNVDGQTVRVEGSKGSLSHEVHPLVSVAWDEGEQTLSFAVPEGKEGDRRAKSLWGTSRSIVENNILGVSQGYTKVLEVQGVGYTASVEGNRLKLIVGFANPIFKDIPQGVDVKVEKQTVTVTGYDKQSVGQFAAEVRATRKPEPYNGKGIKYSDETIIRKEGKTAGA; via the coding sequence ATGTCACGCATCGGCAAGAAGCCCATCTCCGTGCCCAAGGGCGTCAAGGTGAACGTCGACGGCCAGACCGTGCGCGTCGAGGGCTCCAAGGGCTCGCTCTCGCACGAGGTCCACCCGCTGGTGAGCGTCGCCTGGGACGAGGGCGAGCAGACGCTGTCGTTCGCCGTGCCCGAGGGCAAGGAAGGCGACCGCCGGGCCAAGAGCCTGTGGGGGACCAGCCGCTCGATCGTCGAGAACAACATCCTCGGCGTCAGCCAGGGCTACACCAAGGTGCTCGAGGTGCAGGGCGTGGGCTACACCGCGTCGGTCGAGGGCAACCGCCTGAAGCTGATCGTCGGCTTTGCCAACCCGATCTTCAAGGACATCCCCCAGGGCGTTGACGTGAAGGTCGAAAAGCAGACCGTGACGGTGACCGGCTACGACAAGCAGTCAGTGGGCCAGTTCGCCGCCGAAGTGCGTGCGACCCGCAAGCCCGAGCCGTACAATGGCAAGGGCATCAAGTACAGCGACGAGACGATCATCCGCAAGGAGGGCAAGACCGCCGGCGCGTGA
- a CDS encoding type Z 30S ribosomal protein S14: MATKAQIAKSNKTPKYSTRTVRRCELTGRSRGVYRKFRISRIMLRKLAHEGKIPGMRKASW; encoded by the coding sequence ATGGCGACCAAGGCACAGATCGCAAAGAGCAACAAGACGCCCAAGTACTCGACGCGCACCGTTCGTCGGTGCGAGCTGACGGGGCGGTCTCGCGGGGTGTACCGCAAGTTCCGCATCAGCCGCATCATGCTCCGCAAGCTCGCCCACGAGGGCAAGATTCCGGGCATGCGGAAGGCAAGCTGGTAG
- the secY gene encoding preprotein translocase subunit SecY: MIQALLNVFRIAELRTKVLFTLGMLAVYRIGMWIPLPGVNQEALKLSAELQQEAGGALGRAMSFMSVFSGGSLSQSTIFGLGIMPYISAAIIFQLLGSVLPSLKALKEEGPTGQQKIQEWTRYATVGLCIVQAIGWLYYISQQAGPGGEMIVYGQWRQSPLWWVMGVTVLTAGTVFLMWLGEQIDRHGIGNGMSMIIMASILAGMPMAVSWVISNFNPQAPDGLNWMSIILLVGGFVGVVAGSVLMTVAQRRIPIQQAKHTRGRRTYGGQRSYLPLRVNHGGVMPIIFASSLMIFPSVIFSGISEATQQSGGILFTLSNWFGDALNYGQFPYIMLHVLMVYFFSYFWITIQFNPEEISKQMRDHGSFIPGLRPGPRTAEYLEAVMERLTYVGGAFLAVIAVLPMLVSVAMGVPFHVTQFLGGTGLLIVVAVILDFVQRIEANLLMRNYAGFLGGQDGTGKGPKLRGPR; the protein is encoded by the coding sequence ATGATCCAGGCCCTGCTCAACGTATTCCGAATCGCCGAGCTGCGAACCAAGGTGCTGTTCACCCTGGGCATGCTCGCGGTCTATCGCATCGGAATGTGGATTCCCCTGCCGGGGGTCAACCAGGAAGCGCTCAAGCTGTCGGCCGAGCTCCAGCAGGAGGCCGGCGGCGCCCTGGGTCGCGCGATGAGCTTCATGTCGGTCTTCAGCGGCGGGTCGCTCTCGCAGTCGACGATCTTCGGCCTGGGCATCATGCCGTACATCTCGGCGGCCATCATCTTCCAGCTCTTGGGCTCGGTGCTTCCCAGCCTGAAGGCGCTCAAGGAAGAGGGCCCGACCGGCCAGCAGAAGATCCAGGAGTGGACGCGCTACGCCACCGTGGGCCTGTGCATCGTCCAGGCCATCGGCTGGCTCTACTACATCTCCCAGCAAGCCGGCCCCGGCGGCGAGATGATCGTGTACGGCCAGTGGCGCCAGAGCCCGCTGTGGTGGGTCATGGGCGTGACGGTGCTGACCGCCGGCACCGTGTTCCTGATGTGGCTCGGCGAGCAGATCGACCGGCATGGCATCGGCAACGGCATGTCCATGATCATCATGGCCAGCATCTTGGCCGGCATGCCGATGGCGGTGAGCTGGGTCATCAGCAACTTCAACCCCCAGGCCCCCGACGGCCTGAACTGGATGAGCATCATCCTGCTCGTCGGTGGCTTCGTCGGCGTCGTGGCGGGCTCGGTGCTCATGACCGTCGCCCAGCGGCGCATCCCCATCCAGCAGGCCAAGCACACCCGCGGCCGGCGCACCTACGGCGGGCAGCGCAGCTACCTTCCGCTGCGCGTCAACCATGGCGGCGTGATGCCGATCATCTTCGCCAGCTCGCTGATGATCTTCCCATCGGTCATATTCAGCGGCATCTCGGAAGCCACCCAGCAGAGCGGCGGCATCCTCTTCACGCTGTCGAACTGGTTCGGCGATGCGCTCAACTACGGCCAGTTCCCCTACATCATGCTGCACGTCCTCATGGTGTACTTCTTCAGCTACTTCTGGATCACCATCCAGTTCAACCCTGAAGAGATCAGCAAGCAGATGCGCGATCATGGCTCGTTCATCCCGGGCCTGCGTCCCGGTCCGCGCACGGCCGAGTACCTCGAGGCGGTCATGGAGCGGCTGACGTACGTCGGCGGCGCGTTCCTGGCGGTCATCGCGGTGCTGCCGATGCTGGTGAGCGTGGCCATGGGCGTGCCCTTCCACGTCACCCAGTTCCTGGGCGGCACAGGGCTGCTCATCGTCGTCGCGGTGATCCTCGACTTCGTGCAGCGCATCGAGGCCAACCTGCTCATGCGCAACTACGCCGGCTTCCTCGGCGGGCAGGACGGCACGGGCAAGGGACCGAAGCTCCGCGGCCCGCGGTGA
- the rplX gene encoding 50S ribosomal protein L24, protein MARHIRKGDNVIVTSGDNKGRTGEVMRIDTARDRVYIKGLNLRTRNVKPTRINPEGGRVTKEAPFHISNVSPVVDGKPTRVRFPTDGDGKKQRVAVRGGKVLAVEARRKGGESASKDTL, encoded by the coding sequence ATGGCCCGGCATATCCGCAAGGGTGACAACGTGATCGTGACCAGCGGCGACAACAAGGGCCGCACGGGCGAGGTCATGCGCATCGATACGGCCCGCGACCGCGTGTACATCAAGGGACTGAACCTGCGTACCCGCAACGTCAAGCCCACGCGCATCAATCCCGAGGGCGGCCGCGTGACCAAGGAAGCCCCCTTCCACATCTCCAACGTCAGCCCGGTGGTGGACGGCAAGCCGACGCGCGTCCGCTTCCCGACCGACGGCGACGGCAAGAAGCAGCGTGTGGCGGTCCGCGGCGGCAAGGTGCTGGCCGTCGAGGCGCGGCGCAAGGGCGGCGAGTCGGCAAGCAAGGACACCCTGTAA
- the rpsE gene encoding 30S ribosomal protein S5, translated as MPEMIDEAGQIESTTVNIYRTAATVKGGRRFSFGALVVVGDRQGKVGYGYAKSTEVPVAIEKAQRKARRSMVTVKRLGTTVPHEVETNFSASTIRLIPATPGTGIVAGATVRAVLEMAGYSDCITKSIGSGNKLNVVKAVVDGLAKMRLTEDVAASRGVELGDSVIQQRIDRARALTGAGIGASTEPSADASDSSDDADKASDN; from the coding sequence ATGCCTGAGATGATCGACGAAGCCGGGCAGATCGAATCGACCACGGTCAACATCTATCGCACCGCCGCGACGGTGAAGGGTGGCCGGCGCTTCAGCTTTGGAGCGCTCGTGGTCGTGGGCGATCGCCAGGGCAAGGTGGGCTACGGCTACGCGAAGAGCACGGAAGTGCCCGTGGCCATCGAGAAGGCCCAGCGCAAGGCCCGCCGCAGCATGGTGACCGTCAAGCGTCTGGGCACGACCGTGCCCCACGAGGTCGAGACGAACTTCTCCGCCTCGACCATCCGCCTGATCCCGGCCACGCCCGGTACCGGCATCGTGGCCGGCGCCACCGTTCGCGCCGTGCTCGAGATGGCCGGCTACAGCGACTGCATTACCAAGAGCATCGGCTCGGGCAACAAGCTCAACGTCGTCAAGGCCGTCGTCGACGGGCTGGCGAAGATGCGGCTGACCGAGGACGTGGCCGCGAGCCGCGGCGTGGAACTGGGCGACTCGGTCATCCAGCAGCGCATCGATCGGGCCCGTGCACTCACCGGCGCCGGCATTGGCGCGAGCACCGAGCCGTCCGCCGATGCGTCTGATTCGTCCGACGACGCCGACAAGGCCAGCGATAACTGA